In one Trichlorobacter lovleyi SZ genomic region, the following are encoded:
- a CDS encoding DUF512 domain-containing protein, translating to MQGLLIETVEPGSPADRAGLLPGQRLLEIDGTRLRDLIDYSWLASDDPAELTIATEDGSNRIVLLEPDPGEPPGLTFAPPEPKRCGNNCIFCFVHQLPKGLRRPLYVKDEDYRLSFLQGTYVTLSNLKATELRRIVTQRLSPLYISVHAVDPAVRERLLGRSNIPPILEQLKELARARIEMHTQVVLCPAVNDGPVLEQTVQELAALYPAVRSLAVVPVGLTEHRQRLPELTPVDRSYAAAFLDHWLPRMRHLNRQLGDAFLQLADEFFLKANYPIPALKEYGDLPQWENGVGMVAWFLKDASAVLKRARPLPSIRATVVTGQSAVGFVDRFLAELSDKTGCQLTSAAIPNQLFGASVTVTGLVSGRDIIAELRDKQPGQLLLIPEVMLKEGEGCFLDNLTPRDLIRELGLAVIAFEPTPSGLYKALRGLTPKKLKAVLLTAAD from the coding sequence ATGCAGGGATTACTGATAGAGACAGTTGAACCCGGCTCTCCGGCCGACCGGGCCGGGCTGCTGCCCGGTCAACGGCTTTTGGAGATTGACGGCACCCGGCTGCGGGATCTGATCGACTACAGCTGGCTGGCCAGCGATGACCCGGCTGAGCTGACCATTGCAACAGAAGACGGCAGCAACCGGATCGTGTTGCTTGAACCCGACCCGGGGGAGCCGCCCGGTCTGACCTTTGCCCCGCCGGAACCGAAGCGCTGCGGCAACAACTGCATCTTCTGCTTTGTGCATCAACTCCCCAAAGGGTTGCGGCGTCCCCTGTATGTCAAGGATGAAGACTACCGGCTCTCGTTCCTGCAGGGCACCTACGTCACCCTCAGCAATCTGAAGGCGACGGAGCTGCGCCGGATCGTCACACAGCGTCTCTCCCCCCTTTACATCTCGGTCCATGCCGTTGATCCGGCGGTGCGTGAACGGTTGCTGGGCAGAAGCAACATTCCGCCAATCCTGGAGCAGCTGAAAGAGCTGGCCCGGGCCAGGATCGAAATGCATACCCAGGTGGTGCTCTGCCCCGCTGTCAACGACGGACCCGTGCTGGAGCAGACCGTACAGGAGCTGGCCGCACTCTACCCGGCAGTCCGTTCTCTGGCCGTAGTGCCGGTGGGGCTGACCGAACATCGTCAGCGTCTGCCCGAGCTGACTCCCGTTGACAGGAGCTATGCTGCAGCGTTTCTGGACCACTGGCTGCCCCGCATGCGCCACCTCAACAGACAGCTTGGTGACGCCTTTCTGCAACTGGCGGACGAGTTCTTTCTGAAGGCCAATTATCCTATACCTGCATTGAAGGAGTACGGCGACCTGCCCCAGTGGGAAAACGGGGTCGGCATGGTAGCCTGGTTTTTAAAGGATGCCTCAGCTGTGCTGAAGCGGGCAAGACCGTTACCGTCCATTCGCGCAACCGTTGTCACCGGCCAGTCTGCAGTCGGCTTTGTGGACCGTTTTCTGGCGGAGCTGAGTGATAAAACCGGCTGTCAGCTGACCAGTGCAGCCATCCCCAACCAGCTGTTCGGCGCCAGCGTTACCGTGACCGGCCTGGTAAGCGGCAGAGATATCATTGCTGAGCTAAGGGACAAACAACCGGGCCAGCTGCTGCTGATTCCGGAGGTGATGCTGAAGGAAGGGGAAGGCTGTTTCCTTGACAACCTGACCCCCCGTGATCTGATCCGGGAACTCGGCCTGGCGGTCATCGCCTTTGAACCGACTCCCTCCGGCCTCTACAAGGCGCTTCGCGGGCTGACTCCCAAAAAACTGAAGGCAGTGCTACTGACCGCTGCCGACTAA
- the hfq gene encoding RNA chaperone Hfq, with protein sequence MSKAPFNIQDQYLNQSRKERVKVVVRMMSGEALEGHIKSFDNFSLLLDTGGDILIYKHAIATITSVDGTFRLHHHP encoded by the coding sequence ATGTCCAAAGCCCCCTTCAATATCCAGGACCAGTACCTGAACCAGTCCCGCAAAGAGCGTGTCAAGGTGGTTGTCCGCATGATGTCGGGAGAGGCCCTGGAGGGTCATATCAAGTCATTTGACAACTTTTCGCTGCTGCTGGACACCGGCGGGGATATCCTGATCTACAAGCATGCCATTGCCACCATCACCTCGGTTGACGGCACCTTCCGCCTGCACCATCACCCCTGA
- the miaA gene encoding tRNA (adenosine(37)-N6)-dimethylallyltransferase MiaA, translating into MKPRVLVIAGPTASGKSALALDLAVALDGEIICADSLTVYRGLDIGSAKPTAEQQRQIPHHLLDIREPTEPFTAADFKLAAKAAIAAICQRGKRPILAGGTGLYLRALLRGLNDAPGEDPVLRETLRKRLECEGAETLLAELAKVDPDTSQRLHPNNRNRIIRALEVFQTTGIPLSQFQAEHGFADSPYDSLQFCLDLPRPELYQRIDDRVDAMLAAGLVAEVQGLLQSGVPADCKPLQAIGYKEVLAHLQGEYDHNEMVRLIKRNTRHFAKRQLTWFRSEPAMQWVAYPENSATIHSAAATFFA; encoded by the coding sequence ATGAAGCCCCGTGTACTGGTCATTGCCGGCCCCACGGCATCGGGTAAATCAGCGTTGGCCCTTGATCTGGCTGTGGCGTTGGACGGAGAGATCATCTGCGCCGACTCCCTGACGGTCTACCGCGGCCTGGATATCGGCAGTGCCAAACCGACCGCAGAGCAACAGCGGCAGATCCCCCATCACCTGCTGGATATCCGCGAGCCAACCGAACCGTTTACCGCTGCTGACTTCAAGCTTGCTGCAAAAGCGGCCATTGCCGCTATCTGCCAGCGGGGCAAGCGGCCGATCCTGGCCGGCGGTACCGGCCTGTACCTGCGTGCACTGCTGCGGGGACTGAATGATGCGCCGGGGGAAGATCCGGTCCTGCGGGAGACACTGCGAAAGCGGTTGGAGTGCGAGGGTGCAGAAACTCTGCTGGCAGAGCTGGCCAAGGTAGACCCGGATACCTCACAGCGATTGCATCCCAACAACCGCAACCGGATTATCCGCGCCCTGGAGGTTTTTCAGACCACCGGCATTCCGCTGTCACAGTTTCAGGCAGAGCACGGTTTTGCCGATAGCCCCTACGACAGCCTGCAGTTCTGCCTTGATCTGCCTCGCCCGGAGCTGTACCAACGGATTGATGACCGGGTAGATGCCATGCTTGCAGCCGGTCTGGTGGCCGAGGTACAGGGATTACTGCAATCCGGTGTACCGGCAGACTGCAAGCCGTTGCAGGCCATCGGCTACAAAGAGGTGCTGGCCCACCTGCAGGGTGAGTACGATCACAACGAGATGGTCAGGCTGATCAAGCGCAATACCCGTCACTTTGCCAAACGCCAGTTGACCTGGTTCAGAAGCGAACCCGCAATGCAGTGGGTTGCATATCCGGAAAACTCTGCTACTATCCATTCTGCTGCAGCCACGTTCTTCGCCTAA
- the mutL gene encoding DNA mismatch repair endonuclease MutL: MAPHVRILSESLANKIAAGEVVERPASVVKELIENALDAGATDIRLEISAGGRRLIRVSDNGHGMSREDALLALERHATSKIRSDQDLETILTLGFRGEALPSIASVSRLRLKSREAGSIEGTEITAEGGTVRSVTACGMAVGTDLTVEQLFFNTPARLKFLRSAETEAAHVGDLMVRMAISRPDVSFSYYHDGRELLRVVPGDLRQRLLKLAARDATLFPVDGETAAARISGYLAPPAAARSTTSAMFTYINGRFVRDKVIQHAIMQAFRPILEKGRYPLVALFIELPAGEVDVNVHPTKHEVRFRRQAQVHDTIQGVLEEVLRDSPWLQRREAPQRPEPARPYTTPPPSSHREGVQHALDRFMAATPVAPPRIYEQPEPYRPPEPPAASEPTSGYFSGLSVIGQFRAAYILCQAEDRLVIIDQHAAYERVRFEQLKAGFATGGIESQRLLLPDTLELSFSEADTVRRYLNILEPLGFELEEFGGQTWRINAVPRIVAEQDHCRLLRDLLAELAEQGSNAHFDQLRDELLARVACHSVVRGSHPLERRQMEELLRAMDRTDFSAHCPHGRPVSHEITLRELEKFFNRP, translated from the coding sequence GTGGCACCGCACGTACGTATCCTTTCTGAATCCCTTGCCAACAAGATAGCCGCCGGAGAGGTGGTTGAACGCCCTGCCTCGGTGGTCAAGGAGCTGATTGAAAATGCTCTGGATGCCGGTGCGACCGACATCCGGCTGGAAATCAGTGCCGGAGGACGACGCCTGATCAGGGTCAGCGACAACGGCCACGGCATGTCACGCGAGGACGCCTTGCTGGCATTGGAGCGTCACGCCACCAGCAAAATCAGGTCGGACCAGGATCTTGAAACCATTCTAACCCTGGGTTTCCGGGGTGAAGCGCTGCCCTCCATCGCCTCGGTTTCCCGCCTGCGTCTGAAGAGCCGTGAAGCCGGCAGCATAGAAGGGACCGAGATTACCGCTGAAGGCGGGACGGTTCGCTCGGTTACAGCCTGCGGCATGGCCGTGGGCACTGACCTGACCGTGGAGCAGCTCTTCTTCAACACCCCGGCCCGCTTGAAATTCCTGCGCAGCGCCGAAACCGAGGCGGCCCATGTGGGGGATCTGATGGTCCGCATGGCTATCTCCCGTCCCGATGTCTCCTTCAGTTATTATCATGACGGACGCGAGCTGCTGCGGGTTGTTCCCGGCGACCTGCGCCAGCGTCTGCTGAAGCTGGCGGCACGGGATGCCACCCTGTTCCCGGTGGACGGAGAGACGGCGGCAGCACGCATCAGCGGCTATCTGGCGCCTCCTGCAGCAGCCCGCTCAACCACCTCGGCCATGTTCACCTACATCAACGGCCGTTTTGTCAGGGACAAGGTCATCCAGCATGCCATCATGCAGGCCTTCCGCCCGATCCTTGAAAAAGGGCGTTACCCCTTGGTTGCGCTGTTTATCGAGCTGCCTGCCGGTGAGGTGGATGTCAATGTCCACCCCACCAAGCATGAGGTCCGCTTCCGGCGCCAGGCCCAGGTCCACGACACCATCCAGGGGGTGTTGGAGGAGGTCTTGCGCGACTCCCCCTGGCTGCAACGCCGTGAAGCTCCACAGCGGCCCGAGCCGGCACGGCCGTATACCACTCCCCCGCCATCCTCACACCGGGAAGGGGTGCAGCATGCCCTTGACCGCTTCATGGCTGCAACGCCGGTTGCGCCCCCCCGGATATACGAACAGCCTGAGCCCTATCGCCCGCCAGAACCGCCGGCCGCCTCCGAACCGACCTCCGGCTATTTTTCCGGCCTGAGTGTCATCGGTCAGTTCCGCGCCGCCTATATCCTCTGCCAGGCAGAGGATCGCCTGGTGATCATTGACCAGCACGCGGCCTATGAACGGGTCAGATTTGAACAACTGAAGGCCGGATTTGCAACCGGCGGCATAGAATCCCAACGGCTGCTGCTGCCGGACACCCTGGAACTGTCCTTTAGCGAAGCTGACACGGTCCGTCGCTACCTGAACATTCTGGAACCGCTGGGCTTCGAGCTGGAGGAGTTTGGCGGCCAGACCTGGCGGATCAATGCCGTACCCCGGATTGTGGCAGAACAGGATCATTGCCGCCTGCTGCGCGACCTGCTGGCAGAACTGGCTGAACAGGGCAGTAATGCACACTTTGACCAGCTCAGGGATGAACTGCTGGCCCGGGTGGCCTGCCACAGCGTGGTACGCGGCAGCCATCCTCTGGAGCGCCGTCAGATGGAGGAACTGCTGAGGGCGATGGACCGTACCGATTTCTCGGCACACTGTCCCCATGGCCGGCCGGTCTCCCATGAGATCACCCTGCGAGAACTGGAAAAGTTCTTCAACCGGCCATGA
- a CDS encoding 16S rRNA (uracil(1498)-N(3))-methyltransferase, producing the protein MSGRRRFIVSSRSIRDGYASYDGPQHHHMARVLRLRSGDEVMLIDEQGRRHLGVIDQVTQEWTAVRLTETLEASQFPDAPAITVIQGLPKGEKIELVLQKGTELGVSEFSIFRADRSVPKLAGDKLQGRIERWNRIVAEAARQSERFDQPTVAWHPSAAAAAAGAANAELKLLLWERGAPTPLREVLEGMPRPARIAIAIGPEGGFEPGEAEAFSFWGFTPVTLGERILRTETAALAMTAIVQYKWGDI; encoded by the coding sequence ATGAGCGGACGACGCCGCTTTATTGTCAGCTCCCGCAGCATCCGCGATGGCTACGCCTCCTATGACGGCCCCCAGCATCACCACATGGCACGGGTGCTGCGGCTCAGATCAGGCGACGAGGTAATGCTGATTGATGAACAGGGCCGGCGTCATCTGGGAGTGATCGATCAGGTTACCCAGGAGTGGACCGCGGTACGCCTGACCGAGACCCTTGAGGCATCCCAGTTTCCCGATGCCCCGGCCATCACGGTGATTCAGGGGCTGCCCAAGGGAGAAAAGATCGAGCTGGTGCTGCAAAAAGGGACCGAACTGGGGGTAAGCGAATTCTCCATCTTCAGGGCGGATCGTTCAGTGCCTAAACTGGCCGGTGACAAGCTGCAGGGCCGGATTGAGCGCTGGAACCGGATTGTGGCCGAGGCAGCCCGCCAATCAGAACGTTTTGATCAGCCAACGGTTGCCTGGCATCCCTCAGCGGCAGCAGCAGCAGCCGGTGCTGCCAACGCAGAACTGAAACTGCTGCTCTGGGAACGGGGGGCACCGACCCCGCTGCGGGAGGTTCTGGAGGGGATGCCCCGTCCGGCACGGATTGCGATTGCCATCGGCCCTGAAGGGGGCTTTGAACCGGGCGAGGCAGAGGCCTTTTCATTCTGGGGCTTTACACCGGTCACCCTGGGAGAACGGATTCTGCGCACCGAAACAGCTGCCCTTGCCATGACTGCAATTGTGCAGTATAAGTGGGGAGATATCTAG
- the prmA gene encoding 50S ribosomal protein L11 methyltransferase, with protein MAATWYQVTCDVPAQLAETVADYLADLSGCGVCTENRDVDSFSPDDIPELAISQITCYFSLPCRIEQQLAQITGFLAALPGYIPAAPPRVSLLGEEDWASSWKAHFKPLAIGQRLLITPSWETGRQDEGRAVIVLDPGMAFGTGGHETTRLCLECLEGLLVPPPEQLEQIKILDLGTGSGILAIAAAKLGALQIDAVDIDPQAVIVAEENCALNKVADRISCSTTPLEQLGDGYRIILANILAEELVRMAPGIVSRMAPGGSLILSGILAEREALVRNGFDPFPLSFEASLAAGEWRCLHYRRLP; from the coding sequence ATGGCTGCAACATGGTACCAAGTCACCTGTGACGTTCCAGCCCAGCTTGCCGAAACCGTGGCTGACTACCTGGCTGACCTCTCCGGCTGTGGAGTCTGCACGGAAAACCGGGATGTTGACAGCTTTTCACCGGACGATATTCCCGAGCTGGCCATTTCCCAGATCACCTGCTACTTCAGCCTCCCTTGCCGGATCGAACAACAGCTGGCACAGATCACCGGTTTTCTTGCCGCCCTGCCCGGCTACATACCGGCAGCACCGCCCCGGGTCTCCCTGCTGGGTGAAGAAGACTGGGCCAGTTCCTGGAAGGCACACTTCAAACCGCTCGCTATCGGGCAGCGCCTGCTGATCACCCCTTCATGGGAAACAGGCCGTCAGGACGAAGGACGGGCCGTCATCGTACTTGACCCCGGCATGGCCTTCGGCACCGGCGGCCATGAGACCACCCGGCTCTGTCTGGAGTGCCTTGAAGGCCTGCTGGTACCGCCACCTGAGCAGTTGGAACAGATCAAGATCCTGGACCTGGGAACCGGCTCCGGCATCCTGGCCATTGCTGCAGCAAAACTGGGGGCTTTGCAAATCGATGCCGTTGATATTGATCCCCAGGCGGTCATCGTTGCCGAGGAAAACTGCGCCCTGAACAAGGTGGCTGACCGGATCAGCTGCAGCACCACACCACTTGAACAACTGGGGGACGGCTACCGGATCATCCTGGCCAATATCCTGGCAGAAGAGCTGGTCAGAATGGCCCCCGGCATTGTCAGCCGTATGGCACCCGGCGGCAGCCTGATCCTTTCCGGCATCCTGGCGGAACGGGAAGCGCTGGTCCGCAACGGCTTTGATCCGTTTCCGCTCAGCTTCGAGGCTTCTCTGGCAGCAGGAGAATGGCGCTGCCTGCACTACCGGAGGCTGCCATGA